A region from the Drosophila bipectinata strain 14024-0381.07 chromosome 3R, DbipHiC1v2, whole genome shotgun sequence genome encodes:
- the Rfx gene encoding DNA-binding protein RFX2 isoform X4, which yields MHSRYGFDCQTRHHYHPQQSQQHHHQIQQLQQIQHLQQLESPPPVPVISPGTAAAVAYSNLLEKCRCKQASGASNPSSAPPPPPAQLQLQLHHHHHHHHHQTFVATASAASYSNCSGSGSGISSGGASAAVGSTSSCAAGPTNSVLSGGSATSTMYHHHHRRHNNLSYCGVSGQEQNYQVQYVDSELYHSNSSQTQMTYPFCPVGDYQGNGQTAYYSTTGQYGTGSSAGGGGGSSNGAHSTTLPYLVPVEESLLLNSTAHSLTQAQSQQGQSQGQVTGRGDSPHSLTVSRSREWEDAVITNRSHWVQEVAYIQEAQSTPQTPTSTTTTHSASGGSLGTGGGGNSPADSEQSALGSSNKIASATIKWLSRNYETADGVSLPRSTLYNHYMQHCSEQKLEPVNAASFGKLIRSVFSGLRTRRLGTRGNSKYHYYGIRIKPGSLLNHQTMDDKAMLGSGYGPSSGGSGSGSGGGTLASVSSSTAGQMGPNGLGGGPGHRHSGVKKHTFKPEAYEACIQYIGDGSSALPSFPAIELNHSFNSELTLEDVDTFRALYREHCESFLDAVLNLEFNTVEFLLRDFWRASDNNNLDECEEEKYLSKSKLYLLCHCAEVQKFVREVDYQFYQNTVDVIIPDVLRSIPNALTQAIRNFAKNLEIWLCESLMGVPEQLVQIKTSAVSAFCQTLRRYTSLNHLAQAARAVLQNGAQISQMLNDLNRVDFHNVQEQAAWVSQCAPDVVQRLENDFKAALQQQSSLEQWASWLQCVVESAMEEYTGKPSYARAARQFLLKWSFYSSMIIRDLTLRSASSFGSFHLIRLLFDEYMFYLVEHKIAEAQHKTAIAVICERMKKDMDFEFECQFAYITSDTEQQTTPSSASSVGNDVVGNEAKRLKQE from the exons ATGCATTCGCGGTACGGCTTTGACTGCCAGACGCGCCACCACTACCATCCGCAACAGtcgcagcagcaccaccaccagatcCAGCAGCTCCAGCAAATCCAGCACCTGCAGCAACTGGAGTCGCCGCCGCCAGTGCCCGTGATCAGCCCCGGAACCGCCGCTGCCGTGGCCTACTCGAACCTCCTGGAGAAGTGCCGCTGCAAGCAAGCGTCTGGAGCCTCCAACCCGTCCTCCGCGCCGCCACCGCCCCCTGCCCAGCTCCAGCTGCAGCTGCACCACcatcatcaccaccaccaccaccagaccTTTGTGGCCACAGCCAGTGCCGCCTCGTACAGCAACTGCTCCGGTTCGGGGAGCGGTATCAGTAGTGGAGGAGCCAGTGCGGCCGTGGGCTCCACCTCCTCGTGCGCCGCGGGCCCCACCAACTCGGTGCTATCcgggggatcggccaccagCACAAtgtaccaccaccaccatcgaCGTCACAATAACCTTTCCTATTGCGGTG TTTCCGGTCAGGAACAGAACTACCAAGTGCAATATGTGGACTCTGAGCTGTACCACAGCAACTCTAGTCAGACGCAAAT GACCTATCCGTTCTGCCCGGTGGGCGATTACCAGGGCAACGGGCAGACGGCCTACTACTCGACCACGGGCCAGTATGGGACAGGCTCCTCGGCCGGGGGCGGAGGCGGCTCCTCGAACGGGGCCCACTCCACCACGCTGCCGTACCTTGTTCCCGTGGAGGAGAGCCTGCTGCTGAACAGCACCGCCCATTCGCTGACCCAGGCACAGTCGCAGCAGGGCCAGTCGCAGGGGCAGGTCACAGGACGCGGCGACTCGCCGCACAGCCTGACGGTGAGTAGGAGTCGGGAGTGGGAGGATGCGGTAATCACTAATCGGAGCCACTGGGTGCAGGAGGTCGCGTACATCCAGGAGGCGCAGAGCACGCCCCAGACGCCCACCTCTACCACGACCACGCACTCGGCCAGCGGCGGCAGCCTGGGCACCGGAGGCGGGGGCAACTCCCCGGCAGACTCGGAGCAGAGTGCGctcggcagcagcaacaagatTGCCTCGGCAACG ATCAAGTGGCTGTCACGCAACTACGAGACGGCCGACGGGGTGAGCCTGCCCAGGAGCACGCTGTACAACCACTACATGCAGCACTGCAGCGAGCAGAAGCTGGAGCCGGTGAATGCTGCCAGCTTCGGCAAGCTGATACGCTCGGTGTTCTCCGGCCTGCGCACACGTCGCCTGGGGACGCGCGGCAACTCCAAGTACCACTACTATGGCATCCGCATCAAGCCTGGCTCCCTGCTGAATCACCAGACGATGGACGACAAGGCTATGCTAGGCTCGGGCTACGGGCCGTCCTCCGGCGGATCTGGCTCCGGTTCCGGCGGCGGCACTTTGGCCAGCGTGAGTAGCAGCACCGCCGGACAAATGGGACCCAATGGCCTGGGCGGCGGTCCGGGACACCGACACAGTGGCGTCAAGAAGCACACATTTAAGCCGGAGGCCTACGAGGCCTGCATTCAG TATATCGGCGATGGGAGCAGTGCCCTGCCCTCGTTTCCGGCCATTGAACTGAACCACAGCTTCAACAGTGAGCTGACCCTGGAGGACGTGGACACATTCCGTGCACTGTACCGGGAGCACTGCGAGTCCTTCCTGGACGCCGTGCTCAATCTGGAGTTCAACACCGTGGAGTTCCTGCTGCGCGACTTCTGGCGGGCCAGCGACAACAACAACCTGGACGAGTGCGAGGAGGAGAAGTACTTGAGCAAGTCCAAGCTCTACCTGCTCTGCCACTGCGCAGAAGTGCAGAAGTTTGTGCGCGAG GTGGACTATCAGTTCTATCAGAACACTGTCGACGTCATCATTCCGGACGTGCTGCGCTCCATTCCCAACGCCCTGACCCAGGCCATCCGCAACTTCGCAAAGAACCTAGAGATCTGGCTGTGCGAGAGCTTGATGGGTGTGCCGGAGCAACTGGTCCAGATCAAGACCAGTGCCGTCTCGGCCTTCTGCCAAACCCTGAGGCGCTACACTTCGCTGAACCACCTGGCGCAGGCCGCCCGCGCCGTCCTCCAGAACGGAGCCCAAATCTCTCAAATGCTCAACGATCTGAACCGCGTGGATTTCCATAATGTGCAG GAGCAAGCCGCTTGGGTGAGTCAGTGTGCTCCGGATGTGGTCCAGCGCCTGGAGAATGACTTCAAAGCCGCCCTGCAGCAGCAGAGCTCTCTGGAGCAGTGGGCCAGCTGGTTGCAGTGTGTGGTGGAGTCCGCCATGGAGGAGTATACTGGGAAGCCGAGCTACGCCCGAGCTGCCCGGCAGTTCCTGCTCAAGTGGAGCTTCTATAGCTCCATGATCATCCGGGACCTGACTCTGCGCTCCGCCTCCAGCTTCGGCAGCTTCCACCTGATCCGCCTGCTCTTCGACGAGTACATGTTCTACCTGGTGGAGCACAAAATAGCCGAGGCACAGCACAAGACAGCAATCGCAGTAATATGCGAAAGAATG AAAAAAGACATGGACTTTGAGTTCGAGTGCCAGTTCGCGTACATCACCAGCGACACGGAGCAGCAGACTACGCCCAGTTCGGCCAGCAGCGTGGGCAACGATGTGGTGGGCAACGAGGCCAAGCGGCTGAAGCAGGAATGA
- the Rfx gene encoding DNA-binding protein RFX2 isoform X2, which yields MTTRLAPQRQFIISTRSAIVDATSPPEDPAEEQLTVEVESVSAANTSDSPPPTEEFEFCTEDGVVVSATLEDVMTQLLQKKLGDDDDTGVGTGHDSEQLEVIRVVLPMDAGDSSSEAHLHGHVVNSSSDAIGTITTTEPNGTTVTHSIPIHSMADLSALKDGVDLAQQVANGQVTVVQATEDDDGTPFITVTVSGQEQNYQVQYVDSELYHSNSSQTQMTYPFCPVGDYQGNGQTAYYSTTGQYGTGSSAGGGGGSSNGAHSTTLPYLVPVEESLLLNSTAHSLTQAQSQQGQSQGQVTGRGDSPHSLTVSRSREWEDAVITNRSHWVQEVAYIQEAQSTPQTPTSTTTTHSASGGSLGTGGGGNSPADSEQSALGSSNKIASATIKWLSRNYETADGVSLPRSTLYNHYMQHCSEQKLEPVNAASFGKLIRSVFSGLRTRRLGTRGNSKYHYYGIRIKPGSLLNHQTMDDKAMLGSGYGPSSGGSGSGSGGGTLASVSSSTAGQMGPNGLGGGPGHRHSGVKKHTFKPEAYEACIQYIGDGSSALPSFPAIELNHSFNSELTLEDVDTFRALYREHCESFLDAVLNLEFNTVEFLLRDFWRASDNNNLDECEEEKYLSKSKLYLLCHCAEVQKFVREVDYQFYQNTVDVIIPDVLRSIPNALTQAIRNFAKNLEIWLCESLMGVPEQLVQIKTSAVSAFCQTLRRYTSLNHLAQAARAVLQNGAQISQMLNDLNRVDFHNVQEQAAWVSQCAPDVVQRLENDFKAALQQQSSLEQWASWLQCVVESAMEEYTGKPSYARAARQFLLKWSFYSSMIIRDLTLRSASSFGSFHLIRLLFDEYMFYLVEHKIAEAQHKTAIAVICERMKKDMDFEFECQFAYITSDTEQQTTPSSASSVGNDVVGNEAKRLKQE from the exons ATGACCACACGCCTGGCCCCGCAGCGCCAATTCATCATCTCGACGCGCTCCGCCATCGTGGATGCCACCTCTCCGCCGGAGGACCCTGCCGAGGAGCAGCTGACTGTCGAGGTGGAGAGCGTATCCGCCGCGAACACCTCCGACTCGCCGCCGCCCACCGAGGAGTTTGAGTTTTGCACCGAGGATGGAGTCGTTGTCTCGGCCACCCTGGAGGATGTTATGACGCAG CTCCTGCAGAAGAAACTAGGGGACGACGACGACACGGGAGTGGGAACGGGCCACGACAGCGAGCAGCTGGAGGTGATCCGCGTGGTGCTGCCCATGGATGCCGGCGACTCCAGCAGCGAGGCCCACCTCCACGGGCATGTGGTgaacagcagcagcgacgCCATCGGAACGATAACCACCACGGAGCCCAACGGCACCACGGTGACCCACTCGATTCCCATCCACAGCATGGCTGACCTGAGTGCCTTGAAGGACGGCGTCGATCTGGCCCAGCAGGTGGCCAATGGCCAGGTGACCGTGGTGCAGGCCACCGAGGACGACGATGGAACGCCCTTCATCACAGTGACTG TTTCCGGTCAGGAACAGAACTACCAAGTGCAATATGTGGACTCTGAGCTGTACCACAGCAACTCTAGTCAGACGCAAAT GACCTATCCGTTCTGCCCGGTGGGCGATTACCAGGGCAACGGGCAGACGGCCTACTACTCGACCACGGGCCAGTATGGGACAGGCTCCTCGGCCGGGGGCGGAGGCGGCTCCTCGAACGGGGCCCACTCCACCACGCTGCCGTACCTTGTTCCCGTGGAGGAGAGCCTGCTGCTGAACAGCACCGCCCATTCGCTGACCCAGGCACAGTCGCAGCAGGGCCAGTCGCAGGGGCAGGTCACAGGACGCGGCGACTCGCCGCACAGCCTGACGGTGAGTAGGAGTCGGGAGTGGGAGGATGCGGTAATCACTAATCGGAGCCACTGGGTGCAGGAGGTCGCGTACATCCAGGAGGCGCAGAGCACGCCCCAGACGCCCACCTCTACCACGACCACGCACTCGGCCAGCGGCGGCAGCCTGGGCACCGGAGGCGGGGGCAACTCCCCGGCAGACTCGGAGCAGAGTGCGctcggcagcagcaacaagatTGCCTCGGCAACG ATCAAGTGGCTGTCACGCAACTACGAGACGGCCGACGGGGTGAGCCTGCCCAGGAGCACGCTGTACAACCACTACATGCAGCACTGCAGCGAGCAGAAGCTGGAGCCGGTGAATGCTGCCAGCTTCGGCAAGCTGATACGCTCGGTGTTCTCCGGCCTGCGCACACGTCGCCTGGGGACGCGCGGCAACTCCAAGTACCACTACTATGGCATCCGCATCAAGCCTGGCTCCCTGCTGAATCACCAGACGATGGACGACAAGGCTATGCTAGGCTCGGGCTACGGGCCGTCCTCCGGCGGATCTGGCTCCGGTTCCGGCGGCGGCACTTTGGCCAGCGTGAGTAGCAGCACCGCCGGACAAATGGGACCCAATGGCCTGGGCGGCGGTCCGGGACACCGACACAGTGGCGTCAAGAAGCACACATTTAAGCCGGAGGCCTACGAGGCCTGCATTCAG TATATCGGCGATGGGAGCAGTGCCCTGCCCTCGTTTCCGGCCATTGAACTGAACCACAGCTTCAACAGTGAGCTGACCCTGGAGGACGTGGACACATTCCGTGCACTGTACCGGGAGCACTGCGAGTCCTTCCTGGACGCCGTGCTCAATCTGGAGTTCAACACCGTGGAGTTCCTGCTGCGCGACTTCTGGCGGGCCAGCGACAACAACAACCTGGACGAGTGCGAGGAGGAGAAGTACTTGAGCAAGTCCAAGCTCTACCTGCTCTGCCACTGCGCAGAAGTGCAGAAGTTTGTGCGCGAG GTGGACTATCAGTTCTATCAGAACACTGTCGACGTCATCATTCCGGACGTGCTGCGCTCCATTCCCAACGCCCTGACCCAGGCCATCCGCAACTTCGCAAAGAACCTAGAGATCTGGCTGTGCGAGAGCTTGATGGGTGTGCCGGAGCAACTGGTCCAGATCAAGACCAGTGCCGTCTCGGCCTTCTGCCAAACCCTGAGGCGCTACACTTCGCTGAACCACCTGGCGCAGGCCGCCCGCGCCGTCCTCCAGAACGGAGCCCAAATCTCTCAAATGCTCAACGATCTGAACCGCGTGGATTTCCATAATGTGCAG GAGCAAGCCGCTTGGGTGAGTCAGTGTGCTCCGGATGTGGTCCAGCGCCTGGAGAATGACTTCAAAGCCGCCCTGCAGCAGCAGAGCTCTCTGGAGCAGTGGGCCAGCTGGTTGCAGTGTGTGGTGGAGTCCGCCATGGAGGAGTATACTGGGAAGCCGAGCTACGCCCGAGCTGCCCGGCAGTTCCTGCTCAAGTGGAGCTTCTATAGCTCCATGATCATCCGGGACCTGACTCTGCGCTCCGCCTCCAGCTTCGGCAGCTTCCACCTGATCCGCCTGCTCTTCGACGAGTACATGTTCTACCTGGTGGAGCACAAAATAGCCGAGGCACAGCACAAGACAGCAATCGCAGTAATATGCGAAAGAATG AAAAAAGACATGGACTTTGAGTTCGAGTGCCAGTTCGCGTACATCACCAGCGACACGGAGCAGCAGACTACGCCCAGTTCGGCCAGCAGCGTGGGCAACGATGTGGTGGGCAACGAGGCCAAGCGGCTGAAGCAGGAATGA